Sequence from the Sciurus carolinensis chromosome 1, mSciCar1.2, whole genome shotgun sequence genome:
CTTGACTCTTCATCACAGTCCTGGAGGCGTTCAGCTGCTGATCTATGGAGCTGCCTCCCTGGACCCAGCTGACTGtcagcacagaaaaggaaatgggaggGAACAAATTGCCAACTGACAGTCATTGAGAACTTGGGCAGCATACAGTCTAAACCGCAGCTACCTTGGGACTGCACTGTTTGGTCCCTGGTTTCCTATTAAACCTTTACTTTAAATCTTTCAGATCCAAAGGCACCTGGTACCTACAGATTCCTGGCTCCCTGGATTGGTATGTATGTCTAAATTAGGTTTCCCAGGGCCATTCTCTGACTCGCAGGAACACCAGGCCAAGGAATATTCCATCCCCAAATCAAGTTTCATTTCTTCTAACCAGACCCTCATTCCATCCTAATGCTGGTATGATACCTCCTCAACTTCTGTCACATCTCTTCTCCAAACATCCCAGGCTGACATTCAATTACATCCTTCCTTTTCCTGCTCCCAACACTTTTTCAGCCCTTATCTCACAGTTTTCATGATCATAGCCAATGTACCAGCCCATTTAGGAAATTCACATTCCTGAAATGCACCATGCCCTTCCTGCTTTTGTCCAAGAAATTCAACCTTCTTCAGTGTTGCCTTCTCCAGCTCTACCCCACAGTACCTCCTAATTATCCCAGGGGTATCTCTTATTCTGTCTCCtctgtacacatatacacacctaTCTCTGGTCCAGGGTATGGTTTGCTCCTGTTGAATGAGCAGACATGGTTCCAGCACCGGCGAATGTTGACCCCAGCCTTCCACTATGAAATCCTGAAGCCCTATGTGGGAATTGTGGCTGACTCTGTCCGAGTGATGCTGGTGagtctgttctttctttcattttcactcACCCACTCAAGGCACACACTCAGATTCCCCTGTCTAACACAGATAGTAATCAGACACAGTCACATGAAATAACACTCTCAGGATCTTACTGTGAGAGTAGGTTCCTAAAAAGTAGATGGGACAGAGAGGACCCAGGCATCAGGATAGAGCCACACTTTGCTTATGGTGCAAGTCAGAGAGCATCATGGTGAATACAGGCCCCATCTCCCACTTCCAAGTCTTCAGAACAATAAACTGGAGGAGTAGTCAATCATGCCAGACAGCAGGACTGGCTGATCTGGGTAATGGCATCTTCAGAGGCAGTCTAGAACTGCCAGGATGTCACTCAGACAGGTTCTAACCTAAGGCCCAGGGCTTCTGCATGGACTTGTGTAATATATGCAATGAAATGAACACCAGGTCTGTATTCTCACTGCCAACCTGCCATGCCATCAACTCCAATCAAAactccaatttctttttattcttttattagcACAATATAGTTGTATGCAATAGTTGGATTCATTTGGCAAAATCATACTTGcaaagaatttaatttactccatttcagtgactggtgccccttcctcttcctcccctcctccctccccctattcttcctcttctctactgatcttccttttgctcatttatttacttattttgattggtgttttatagatatgcataaaggtgaaattcactatgttgtatttatacatgcacatagcatgatttcATCAAATTCATTCcgtatttcttcccctttcccatccctccccctccctctcaacCCCTTCTTCTACatcactgatcttccctatatctttttGATATCTGATGCCCCCTcccctttttccttattttgctctagcttctgcatattagATAAAACACTCaatcttgattttctgagtctagcttatttcgcttagcatgctATTATCCAGTCCctttcatttaccagcaaatgttataattctattcctctttatggctccaaaaaactccattatgtatatacaccacattttatttatccattcatctgttgacaggcatctggtctgattccatatcttggttattatgaatcatgctgctataaacTATGAAGTGGCCACATCACTATAATATGccgattttagatcttttggataaataccaaggagtggaactGGATCATACAATAgatctattcctatttttttgaggaacctctatactgatttccagagtagttgtgctaatttgcagtcccaccaacaatatatgtgtgtacctttttctccacatcatcaccagatttttattgtcatttgcattcttgataattgcccttccAATGGGATTGAGATAAAACCTTAATGTAGTCAAAACTCTGATTTCTGACCCAATTGTTGTCAGCAAACTTTcattaaataaacagaaatcaaagTCCCTAATGGTCCATTGGAAGTGCCCATAGTGGCAACCTACATTTTCTTTGGCCTCTAGACATTTGTCCCCTAATATTACAGTCCCACTAAGTCTTCAGGTGGAGCTCAGCTCTATATTTTAATGGTCAAACAAAACATTATAACTGgctctcaaaattcaaaacattacAGAATGctatgcttaatttttaaataatttgtgagAATATAGGCaccatttaacaaacatttattttagctattttgagtGCATCTGCTCTCTAAAGTCAGGGACAAGGAACAGGTTATCTGGAGATGCACAAGCCTTCTAGGGAAAATGAGATCATTGCCCCTATCCCACCACAGGACAAATGGGGGAAACACATCGACCAGGACTCCCCACTGGAGATCTTTCAACACATCTCCTTGATGACCCTGGACTCCATCATGAAATGTGCCTTCAGTTACCAAGGCAGTGTCCAGCTGGACAGGTCAGTGACCACCCTTCAGCTACAGAGTCCTTGTTTTTACCAATTGTTATGGACTCACCTGAGAGGCAGATAGGGCAGTATGGATGAACACCTCCACAAAAAAGAGAGTTTctgaccccagccccaggctgagCCCTAATTCCTGACCAAAATCAACCCTGTCTCAGCCACAGAACCCTGATCCCCAATATAGGTGGCAGCCTAGTCACAAGGATTGTAAGGCAGAAGTAATGTGTATCTCAGTATTGTCTGTCCCCACAATTCAGGAAAACCCCACACAAAGCCCACTCTGCCTGCAGTTCACATCTCTTCACAGTCCAATATGTTCTGCATGCTCTCCCTCAGGAACTCCCAGTCCTACATCAAAGTCATTGGGGACATGAACAACCTGTTTTTTGACCGCATGAGAAATGCTTTTCACCAGAATGATATCATCTACAGTCTGTCCTCTGATGGCCGCTCATTCCGCCGTGCCTGCAAGCTTGCCCATGAGCACACAGGTTCTGTCTCCTCCTTGCTTCCTCTTCTTTACCAGGGGCAGCCTATGTAGCTGGCCACAACTCCTCAAGCAGAGCCAGGTCCCCTGGCATTCCTGCAGGACCTTGGACACACAAATGCTGAGCACTTTCCTAATGCAAGGGTTGGGAGCTGAGATGTTAGGGTGCAAGACAGTGTGCAAGAGATTACTTGTGCCATCACATTGGTGATATTGATGAGACCCATCCCGAAAGCTTATAGAGATACTCCATGTGCTGTATTCCAGAGGGGAGGTTTGACCTGCATCAGATGGTGCTGGACCCCCTGCCCCACATACCACACTCATCCTGAGTTCTACAGGGCACCCAAATTGGTGCAGGGAGGCACATGGGGATTCTGGGGGTTGCTGTAGCTCTCAGCCCTGCCTGGTAACTGCTCTTGTGGAACAGATAAAGTGATCAGGCAGAGAAAGGCTCAGCTGCAGGATGAAGAAGAACTGGAGAAGGTCAGGAGAAAGAGGCACTTGGATTTCCTGGACATCCTCCTGTTTGCCAAAGTGAGTGTGTGGGAAAGAAGCCTGTGACTTTCCCCAGGAGCAGAGCAAGGGACAAACCCTGCTCTCTCATCCATGGCCTCCCCAGATGGAGAATGGAAGCAGCCTGTCTAATAAGGACCTGAGTGCAGAGGTGGACACCTTCATGTTTGAGGGCCATGACACCACGGCCAGTGGTATCTCCTGGATCTTCTATGCTCTGGCCACACACCCTGAGCATCAGCAGAAGTGCAGGGAGGAGGTCCAGAGCCTCCTGGGGGACGGATCCTCCATCACCTGGTGAGTGAGAGGTCAAGAGGTGGGAGAGCTCTGCCTCTGGTAAGGACAAGCTGCTGGTCATCCTGGGCCTCACCTGCCCCTCAGGATGGCCTTCGCTTCAGGGACCACATGGACCAGATGCCCTACACCACCATGTGTATCAAGGAAGCCCTGAGGCTCTATCCACCAGTACCAGTTGTTGTCAGAGAACTCAAAACACCTGTCACCTTCCCTGATGGACGTTCTTTACCCAAAGGTATGATCTCCACAGACTCATTCACATAAGATTTTCCCAGAGACAAAAAGATCAGAAATCCACATGTGCTTCAGCAGTTCTGAACCTGTCTCTGCCGCCCTTTTCTTGTCAGCAAATTAGTGCTTCTTACTCTTAAACTATATTTTCCCAGTATGGGACATATGCCCAGATGACCTATAAGTTTCCTTCTGATTCTAATAGTCCACAAAAGTAGCATCCTAAGCTTCTTTTGTTCTTTAGCTAATGTTCCTTCTTCTTTAGAATCTCTAGTCTTATGATGTTCTAGTTAATTCTAGTTTGCTGGCACTGTTGTTCTTTGATTCTAATACTCTAGACGCTAGTTCGACACTGTAGGATTCATGTGCATCCCTGTCATTCCATGTCCTCATTGTCACATCATTTTTATCATCCTCTGTATTTGGTATTATGTGTAGAAAACTTGATGAAATGCAAATAATTGTAGGTACATATCTGTAAATGTTAGCCTCTGGATGTGGTATCTCATGACTTTAGCTCTAAAATTCTATTTCCTGAGATGTGGAAGGTAGAGAAGTATCAGACAGAGGCTAGGGAGAGGTGGTTCTTTAGTCCTGTCAAGGCAAATAAAGAAAGTTAGCAAATTCCATGTCATGGGTCAGATGTGACCCAGTCTCTCAGGAGCCCTCAGATTGATGGCAGAGAGCAGCTGATGACCAGATATGAGAACCCAACCATGGTAGCCAACCATCTGTTGGCTCACACCTCATTAGGTCTGAATCCCAGCCCTGCCACATCCTACCTATGTGATCATAGGTAATTCCTCTCTGAAATTTAGTTGCCTCATCTGAAAAACAGGGATCCAACCACCTTCCT
This genomic interval carries:
- the LOC124963626 gene encoding cytochrome P450 4A11-like, with the protein product MGVSALSLTRLLGGISGFLQLASLLGLLLLFFKVVQFYLHRQWLLKAFQQFPSPPSHWLFGHKFQKDQELQQTLSWAEKFPSAFPRWFWGSRARIVIYDPDYMKVILGRSDPKAPGTYRFLAPWIGYGLLLLNEQTWFQHRRMLTPAFHYEILKPYVGIVADSVRVMLDKWGKHIDQDSPLEIFQHISLMTLDSIMKCAFSYQGSVQLDRNSQSYIKVIGDMNNLFFDRMRNAFHQNDIIYSLSSDGRSFRRACKLAHEHTDKVIRQRKAQLQDEEELEKVRRKRHLDFLDILLFAKMENGSSLSNKDLSAEVDTFMFEGHDTTASGISWIFYALATHPEHQQKCREEVQSLLGDGSSITWDHMDQMPYTTMCIKEALRLYPPVPVVVRELKTPVTFPDGRSLPKGVPVVLSFYGLHHNSKVWPNPEVYDPFRFAPDSTRHSHSFLPFSGGARNCIGKLFAMNEMKVAVALTLLRFELLPDPTRIPFLIPQLVLKSKNGIHLRLRKLH